The proteins below come from a single Mya arenaria isolate MELC-2E11 chromosome 8, ASM2691426v1 genomic window:
- the LOC128244184 gene encoding uncharacterized protein LOC128244184 has product MIKFYCPTHDDIGCCDCIVLDHRNCEVDYITDVSKSFVDGREFDWLTQFTNQFENILSESILNVKEIYDEVQNQAKVEINELRMFRAKVNDSLVCRENELLDNIRGVKTEDESLLAALKTEFESLEDELEAIRKEITSEDVSVHQRYVAARIAHKKLQEIGDELKKMTGRLRARKFRFRTDSDTEQLTVSRRSLGTVDEAGEFRREIPAYVPELPTITWKKEADIEVTTSHDKNVCIITGSALLTPGLILLADNGNKMVKLLDVTARSVTSHLQLPGQPWDVCVLADDKAAVTIPEKAIVQLLTIKRAQLLLDMDIKVSNGCRGIAFHDDHFYMSYIIEARIEVMTTSGSIAKTIRTYMGQTPFQTPNYLTVSAFTQPTLYVSDYNSNTVLQLSMDGEVLREYQNEQLKGPMSVVAVGSGQLFVCGMDSNNVMLLTEKVGTMVEILGEKNGLLKPSLLTKILSFLFRPQGLYCVTFCPRTRYILSGKLCSNALKVFKIDDEQEEEEKKENKEKIDN; this is encoded by the exons ATGATCAAGTTTTACTGCCCGACCCATGATGACATTGGCTGCTGTGACTGCATCGTTCTAGACCATCGCAACTGTGAAGTAGACTACATTACTGATGTGTCTAAATCTTTTGTCGACGGTAGGGAATTTGATTGGCTGACACAATTTACAAATCAATTCGAAAATATCCTTTCTGAGTCCATTTTGAATGTCAAAGAGATATATGATGAAGTCCAAAACCAGGCTAAAGTTGAAATCAACGAGCTGAGAATGTTCCGGGCAAAAGTCAATGATAGCCTGGTCTGTCGAGAGAATGAGCTATTGGATAACATTCGGGGAGTGAAGACCGAGGATGAAAGCTTGTTGGCTGCACTAAAGACTGAATTTGAGTCGCTGGAAGACGAATTGGAGGCCATACGGAAAGAGATAACTTCTGAGGACGTGTCGGTACACCAGCGGTACGTGGCGGCGAGAATAGCTCATAAGAAGCTTCAGGAGATTGGAGACGAGCTAAAGAAGATGACTGGGCGGCTTAGGGCCCGGAAATTTAGGTTCAGAACAGATTCAGACACAGAACAGCTGACTGTATCGAGAAGGAGTCTAGGAACAGTAGATGAAGCGGGAGAGTTTCGGAGAGAAA TTCCTGCTTATGTCCCTGAACTGCCTACGATCACATGGAAGAAGGAGGCGGACATTGAAGTCACCACGTCACATGATAAGAATGTCTGCATTATCACCGGATCTGCCCTGCTGACTCCCGGCCTCATTCTTCTGGCTGATAATGGCAACAAAATGGTCAAACTTTTGGACGTCACCGCTCGCTCCGTTACGTCCCACCTACAGCTGCCAGGCCAGCCATGGGACGTATGTGTGCTCGCTGATGACAAGGCCGCTGTCACCATCCCAGAGAAGGCTATAGTTCAGCTGCTGACTATAAAAAGAGCGCAATTGTTATTGGACATGGATATTAAGGTGTCTAACGGTTGTCGCGGTATTGCGTTCCATGACGATCATTTTTACATGTCCTACATTATCGAAGCACGTATTGAAGTTATGACAACTAGTGGTAGTATTGCAAAAACAATTCGAACATATATGGGACAAACACCGTTCCAGACTCCAAACTACCTGACTGTGTCAGCCTTCACACAACCGACCCTGTATGTTTCTGATTACAACTCCAACACCGTGCTGCAGCTATCCATGGACGGGGAGGTCCTGCGGGAATACCAGAACGAGCAGCTGAAAGGTCCTATGTCCGTTGTGGCTGTTGGGTCTGGGCAGTTGTTCGTATGTGGCATGGACAGCAACAACGTTATGCTGCTGACAGAGAAGGTCGGAACTATGGTGGAAATACTGGGAGAGAAGAATGGACTTTTGAAGCCCTCTCTACTGACAAAAATACTCAGTTTTTTATTCAGACCACAAGGGCTCTACTGCGTGACCTTCTGTCCTCGCACGCGTTACATTCTCAGCGGAAAGTTATGTTCTAACGCATTAAAAGTGTTCAAAATTGATGATGAGCAGGAAGAGGAGGAGAAGAAGGAGAACAAGGAGAAGATTGATAACTAA